The genomic DNA CCCAATAATAATCGGCGCCAACTAAGACTGATATCTCAAAATCCTCGTCCTGTAAAGCTGGGTGGGCTAACTTCAATCCATTTAAATGCGTAAAACTCGACTGGTTCCTTGCGTAAGTATGTATCGTATGAGCAATCTGTGGTACTATAAGAACTTCAATAGGGATAAGCGTATTCGTTAGACCTTTTATATAGATAGTAGCAATTTGTAAATTTCTAACCTTCTTGTTGGATTCACCGAAACCGGATATCGTAATCGCTTCTTTCTTATGTGGTCTCAGATTCAATAAATCGGCCATCTCTTGAGTAATAAAGCTTTGCTGGGCTCCTCCGTCGAATAGAATATTAGCGGTGTTAAAATGTATCTTGTCATACGTGATAGGTGCTATCGCGGTTTTCAACAATACCTGCGATCTAGCCGATGATGTGGATGAATGCATGCTTGCGACTGCGGCATCGGTATCTGGTTTTAATGTACTGCTATCTTTAGACTTGGTATACAAGTGTGTTTCATTCTTTGAACAAATGCTAGTATGGGGTCGTTTATTACAGTTTTTACACGTTTTGTCGGATTTGCAATCGGCAACTCTGTGATTTCCTAAGCAATTAAAACATGCCTGTTTCTCCTTAACAATGCGTTTTCGATCTTCAATTTCCGTAACAGTTTTACAAGCTAATGGAGCGTGAACTCCTTGACAAAAGACGCACGGCTTCTTGGTTATGTCTCTTTTCCCTTTCTGATTTGCGTAGATGCGATTGGTACCCGTAAAGAATGTTGATGTGGGTGTGTAATTTGGCTCTATATCATCACCATTTACAGACTGACCCGCTTCTTTAATCGTTATCTCATGTTGAATAGCTTGCCGTCACGACGGCAAGATTCAGTGGTCGTCTCAGTGGGCACGTACCATGTTTTCTCGGATATTCCCAGgtagtttatttaatattatggGCACTAAAAGGCTTTCGAAAGACTCGTGAGAATCTCCTATTCTTTCAAGGCCACGGATGTAGTTTTCCATGCTGTCGTAGaattttttcaaatgtgtaATATTTGATGTTGGACTAGGAAGGCTGATTAAACTGCATGTATGCTTGTACTATCTTGTGTGGTTGACCGAATCTTTGTTTCAGTACATTTAATGCTTGTACGTAATTTGTGTTAGTTATTTGTAGACCTGCTATGCATTGGGTGGCTTCTCCGAACAGTTGagatttcaagtttttaaatttttctgtaCATCGTTTAAAGACAGGTTATCGTGTACGGCAGCACTAAACCAATCCCAAAAGGGTTGCCATTCTAACATATTCCCGCCGAACGTTGGTAAATTTAATTTGGGAAGTTTGTGGTACATGCTGGAGTTTGAAAATACGGACGCTGATGTATTTGCGTGCATGAAACTGGGCTGTGGCTGACTTTCTTGATGATTCGTGTAATTAATAAACTCGTGTGCATTTGGGTTTAGCAATGACTTACTTGACTGTTTGTCTGTGATTTCTGATTCCTTAATGATTTTTGAAAGTTTGGTTACGCTCATTTCTATGTCATACGTGTATCTGTCGGCTTCCTCTATTTCTTCGCTCACTTCCTCTTCTGATAGTTCCTCCACAATCTTCTAGTTCAGTTGATCGATCGTTTCCTGCTTCTTAACAATACGTCTTCGAATGGTAGAAAGTTCGCTAACGTCATATTCCTGCAAAAGTTCCTCGGGACTCGGTTCCACTTTCTTTAGCAACTTTGTAAGAACTCCCCAATGTCCAGCTCGTCTGGTTTTCATCTTCGTTGTCGCAGTACTCATCTTTCGTATTCTTCTGTTTTTGTCACGGCACCAATGTTTTGGACGTATCGATAATATAGGCGAGTAAACACAAAAGCGTCTTCAATGTTTCGTATGCTTTACTAGAGTCTAAGATATACAAAGTTACGTCGGCAAGTGACGACGTTACGGGCCTATTGTTACGTCAAAATGGCGGTAAAACGTTAAGCAAATAAAAGAGTATAAAATACTTAACTGAAACTTTAACTCATTCACAACAATCATGCATATGACTGAGAGGTTTGTTATATAATGTACAAGAAAGTTACACCACTTCAGATAGTTTCAGAAATGATATGATGATTTTCCATAAATGCACCAGCTGATGCAACTAAAACTGCTAATATGGCATATTCATACTCTAGAATATAGTGGAAATAAACCATACATCACTGTTGGACGCcattattgaaattattattcTGATAAGAATATTCCTCCATGCAGCTTGTAACTATTAACAAACCTATACTGCATAGTAAGCTTTAAAAGACCAggtataacaaatgtaaaacaataaaactaaagcagcctgatttatgtacaaaacatttatgaaaaatagaTACGATATACAGCAACAATTACCAAATTACTGGGTCCTCAATAAGGACAGGTAAATACAGAAtgtggttggttaaacatgttagctggCACAAAACTCTCCCCTTACACCGGACAGTGTACAGTATGTGCATAATCgcaaatattgaatattaaaaaaattattggaCATAACTTTTGAAAGTGGCAGGATTAGATAGTGAAAACTTTAGGGTACACACATTATTCAATACTTGAGAAATAGCCGAGATGAATATTTTCACCAATTTGCCATAATATTTGTCTTAACTTCTGCCAAGTTTGCctctgtttttttaattaactgcCAATAGCGCCTTTGGTGCTTTGattctttcttttacatatatcttttggttttcaattctattgtttatattcatttaccatgcatagatgtattttgttACCTGCCTGGATCTTTTTTTGTAGTTGATTGCCAAAAGACGGAATTACCCTTATCCACTTTCGGAATCGGATCCGATATTGTAATTGTCTGTTCGGCATCCATTGTCATtgtgttttcaatgttgtttgtGTCAGTCAGACACGATTTTACTCGaatttacacattatttgtcggcgattttctgtataaagctagcggttgaacaaaatgaacatcgctgtcatgaataataatgatgaaaataagttttggAATCGTTTATTTGGAAACTTTGGTGAAAAGGTTtgcaaagtattttttttttattttctttcaagtgGAAGGTCCGTCGGGCGTAGCTAATAACCAAGTCGAAAGTCCGATTGCAAAAGTGGAAGGTCGAGGACCTCGGACCACCGCTAATTTGAACCCCCGCGGGCCGGGctccaaattgaaaagatacgaAAATTTCGTCTTCTAATTTGAAATTGCCGACAACACCATGAGCAGTTGAACTTATTAATAGACTACTGACGTAGTTGTACTAcgtattgacgacaaacaatattcctacgacttttgccATTTGGGAAATCTaaactacttgtctttagagattttcggcgattaaatatttcatacaattgTTCTTTcacatcttagccaaaagcaCAGGCgataataaactacataaggaTTTCTAGAGAGCACTACTTCCTacgtgcaacttcaaaactttttggTGAttcgacgatcatttaaggtttttctggtcatattttttgtaatacagaattaaaagtattaaaaaagtgTTCAActagttatatataaaatactagCCAGCTAGATAATAACAATGGCACGTATTTCATCATTTATTGGGTAGAGCACAAATCTAGGGTGCTAGCATAATGCAGCTTAACTGCATAAAATTGGAATGTATAGCAGACTTGAAAGCCcgatatatatatgtgaacGACAAAAACACGATTCCAAGAGATATAACGCTTTAAAAGAAGCTGTCTAGTATGCATATCAATTTGAAAAGGTAACGGAATACTGGGGAAAAAGTAGATGTATTTGTTCAGATCCCCACATACCGATTGCTATTGCTTCTGGGGTCATTTTGATCCGCGGTGAATAGATTTTCACTGCAATATATGTGTCAATATAAGAACCAGCTAGAATGACAATCTTGATACatgcatgtttttttctgaCTCCTTGTATTTGTCTTATTTTGCCAATTTCGATTAGAGAAGACGAGCTACTGTTGTTGTGCCAGACATCAGGGGTccaataacttaaaaaaatgtcgTGAATAGGTAAACACTGTCTTTTGGTTTTGGTTGAAGAAAAGCCTCCAGTCTTAAATCACAATTCATCATGTTTGACATCTGAGGAAAATACCTTATTAGAAAtaaacaaaggcaacagtagtataccgctgttcaaaactcataaatccatagacaaaaaacataatcggggtaacaaactaaaaccgagggaaacgcattaaatataagaggagaacaacgacacaacaccgaaacgcaacacacacagaaacggaccaagcaacagacaaaacaccacgagaataacaaatataacatcaaaaccaaatatgtgaatttgggatagacaagtaccgtgccacgtcttatcttaatatctcaaaaataagagaaaacacaaacgactcaacgttaaaatgcaacacacacagaaacgaacaatattataacaatggccatcttcctgacttggtacaggacacttttaaaggggaataaaagtggtgtaAAACATAACAGTCTTGATTTTAATATGATGCAACGTCTGGAAAAACTTTTCACTTTTTGTTCAATAGTAAACAGAGGAAGCAGAATAATTCTTATATCTGCCTCTTCATTTACTTACATATCCTCCATATAATTGCTTCACAGTctaaagattttgaaaaaatcaagcTAGAAATATTTCGTCATGTTCTTGCAAATCAAAATCACTGTATTGCCATAGTGAATAGTTACTATATAAGAACCTAAAAATCTTATCAACCCATGTTTATTTTCGGATGCACCAAGAAATTTCTTACAATCTCTAACTGTTCTGCATTCACTGACTTGAAGAACAATTTCGATCTACCGCCATTTGCAAAAAAACTTTACTGTTCCTTTgacgccttttatagctgactatgcggtatgggatttgctcattgatgaaggtcgtacggtaacctatagttgttaatttctgtgtcatttggtctcttgtgaagagttgtcccattggcaatcataccacatcttctatttatATACACCACTGCCCAATGTTAGGGGAAGGTTGGGCGctcacattctgtatgtgcatgtcccaagtcaggagcctgttattcagtggttgtcctttgttgctgtgttacatttTCGTTGTTCGTTTATTATTTTGCCATTAATTATTctgaattgaattgttttacattagtcAATTAGGGACtttttattgctgactatgcGCTAACGGCTttacttattgttgaaggctggaCAATACCAATACCATCTATCTGATCAGGGGTGTACTGGTTTTTCATAAAGGGATATCACACATGTACAATCAGTTAAATTATACATTTCCAATCAGTGTCACTTGAGAGTGAATTGTAAACATTatccatttgaaaataattgtcaTCTACTAactagtcaaaatatttatcagagAGGTTGGAATACATCGTCAAGatagaaataattttgaaatttcgaACGATCGTAAACAGCTTTTCATATTCTTTTCGCAACATGAAAGATCTGTAAACAAGCACATAGACACATCTATTGATcatatctatatctatataatataaaacttaagTAATTCATTGTGAAAAACACAACATTTCATATCACAGGGGAAAATAGGAAAAGGGAGCTTGACATGACTTATTGAGGTGAAAAATTGAGTAGTATTACTGCTATGTGATTGGTATTATAAAAAGGCTTGTTAAGGTTTATGTTCTATCAAACTTGTATATATCAAAACTTCTTAGTATTAGTTGTTTCACTATTTTACTGtaggtaatatatatataaaatgtaatatacTTTGACAGAAggtaagattgaaaaaaaatttaacatacatttaaaaatcgTCCAATTCACTCAATTAATCTGTTCACATGATATTAAAGTTTGATGTCAAATAAAAGCTGGTACATAACTCTTTCATCTGAAACCAATTTGTTGATGACATCTTTATTCGGGTGTTTATCATAAGCGTTCCcatgtttgaaaatgaaaaagaaaaaaatccgaAAGTCACACTTTAACGCGatttaacaaaacaatgtaCCGTGGGAAAACTCTACGACAGGGCTAAAATGAAAGTATGATGTTTACTCTATCTTCATGTGGATTTTCAGCCTGGAGGTATTTCGGAACATTAAACTCTTTAAATATGCGACTTTTTCACGATTTGTCACTCCACTAAATGCACGAATGACGCAGATGAACAAAACTATAAATTGACATATTGAAGCAAAACCTTCGGATAAACCATAACAAAGTCTTATGTAGgacaatgtttttaatttcaaaaaggaAGATCAAATATCACGACGATCTAAATCGGAGTCAtaatacattattaaaatatttcatcaaagataccaggcttacaATTTGGTAAATAATGTGAATAAAAGATCACCAAACTCTTCATTTCTTACCTTAAACAATTTGATACAACATGATATATAGAAGAGGgccgaaagataccaaagggacagtcaaactcataaatctaaaacaaactgacaacgccatggcaaaaaatgaaaaagacaaacagacaaacaatagtacacatgacgcaacatagaaaaactaaagaataaacaacacgaaccccaccgaAAACTAGGTGTGATATCATgtgctcctgaagggtaagcagatcctgctccacacgtgGCACCGTCGTGTttcttatgtgataacaaatccggtaaatagtctaattcggtaggtcacattcatgaaagggaaggggattgtagtaacgacgtaaggaacatatccgatatcatttgtgaaacggttattccataacggtcaaccaactcgtgatgacgtccgtaaaattaacgaagggatgatttctacttcactatttggaactcttggtttaatagcttccttgtgagcagcaaccctctatcaagaaaatcatgataggaaatgcaagcacgggaatatcgtatcaattgggagatatataccccgtatgcaggtgctgctggaatgttgctacttagaaatggaaagttcacaattggaaagctgaaatcatctcttttgtcgtaaagttttgttttcaaccgaccctcattgtcaacttctagatgtaagtcaagatatgaagccgacttaactgtatctgtagtatcctttatctctagttcgatggaatagatgcgttccacatagtcaccaaacttataatatgtcataaataacaccaaaaaaaaatcaataactaAATTATTCAACATTGGATATGTCAACtaagtaaaataaatttataaaaaagtctACCTTTTCTTCTAAAAAGAACTCAGTTCTTCGTGTATTATTTAATTCATATGCACAATTCGGATTAAATTTTTGTCATGGTCGcatataaaaatgattaaacttgttttattttcactCCTGAGAGAATATTACGACAGTTTCCAAGCTTCCCAGTATATCCCGTCATTTTCAATCATTCCACCATTGTAATACTTCCCATTTAGGTTGCCCTCAGTACACAAGTTGAACCACCAACCAGCATGTTCTATCTCTCCACAATTTTTATGGGATGATCCATCATTGTCCCTATCCCATGTTGAGAACCCATATCCATTTGGTGGATATGTTACATCTGGTGCAGTAAGACTGTCTCCTAAGATTGAAACTTGTGATAATATTGATGGTGATTATTGccaattaatttgttttaacacAGGCATtatattaccaatgttattttaACTGATCGGGTGGagcttatgttttaatttgcattaggacaatctatttgaagatgtgtgtgataaggatgattgccgtcATACTTATTATCGAATTCTAATCACCTATCGGTGTCATCAAACGCATATACAAAAGAACTGAGTGAATGATATGGAACAAATAACGGGACACTTCATTGATGGGTTTATCCCTAAACTCCTGTTTGTAGGTGGACTGGTCTAAAATAAGCGAACTTCTTAAACCCCGCCCattcaagtgaaataaatctaaTAATACTTTGTGTAGTTCGATAGAGAATTGTAATGTTTTgacttaaatataaatacatacctTGGCAACTGAAATGTTTTCCTTTTGCGGGAAATGTTTAACAGAATCGGATCTCAAAccctttataatatttatatataaaggaaACAATATTTCTATATGTAGAAATTCTTTTTGTCGGCTAATAACATTGTCATTCTATTAGACCATTCATTTCTTTAGTTCAAAGTAGAACGTTtccgacaaaaaaaaatatcaataagattaaatgaatatatgaacacaataaagataaataaataattaaaaaaatctctgaaTAAATATCCTTCAAAGTAAGGGTCTCGTgataatatattttacattactACGAGACAAAATGCCCTTCAGATAAACTTTTGGTGTGCAATTCGCATTTTGTTCAAACGTGTACGTGCTAGATTTTCATGATTTCATCCACAATAGTAAGATTATATTTTCCTTttcctataacatgtataagctTGCCTTGCCAAACGGGAAAAACGTAAGAGCTATTATCCtcttttggtttttgattttgccattttataaaggactttccgttttaactTCCATTACTGTTCGTTTTTTTACCCGTTTTTGGCGACCGTCGTCTATCGTTTTCGCTGACCTAAAGATTTAAAGGGAAATTccgcgattttttacttatcatctaattatgttcatcttaaaataaaaaacacatttgcaaagttttaaatttatattccttctaataacggagaaaatcaagtatttgtaacttttttggttgaattctcGAGTGGGTCGTTACGTTTTAGCCCGATTTGTTGAATtctgggaaaaaaataaaatctgtttaaatCTTATAGCTTATCGACAATAGACGTCATTAAAAGCGCACAGCTGACGAATGGTCGTAGTTATTAACCACAATATAAGAATGATCGAAAATGAATATGCATGTACCGTTTTgtattgattgaattaaactcctataaaattatctctatTAAATGTTTtcgaataaatttcattaaatattgttgagatttttttcataaaatatttattaaacatttttactgatattgttttgataatcatttcaatGCAACTAATGTGTGAGCAGagtgtgtatattattttgtaaaggtcaCTGTATATTTCTCGGCTTGAGGTCATTTCGTTTACCTTGTAGCTATGTAGCCGCAGTGTGAGTTCAAGCGTACACAGATATGAATgttgttatttggaaaggataaACAGAAAGTATTAGAAAGAGTATGCTGTATTTAATTTAATACACTAAGATTCAATACacgatgagaataaagatacaataattaaattgtgtaaattaattgaaaataaaattcagattcGTAATTCCGaaagtgtataaaaataaaaggaaacgATTTTTGATTACTTTCTTAGCGGCAATTGGCGTAAAGATTCAAATATGAAGTAAAACATagtagttttaatctttaataaaaacaaaatgcaatatTACCCAATTTGATATACCGTTGCACATCTGTTTGATATCATTGACTTTACCGGAATTTCTTAACTTGTATTCAAATCTGACTGTGTTTAAATGCTAATAAAACTATCgcacttttaaagtttttaattgataaaaaatacaacatagaacatgcatgattttttttttagtttctttttaacGTTTCATTCttacataattaaattcatttgacaatcatttacacgaactttttgtgaaaagaatacCAATTATCTTAGCTAAGGCATTACTTTTTTTGAGGATTTTtgtacatcttttttttaaattctatgataatatttgtgcaatgtTGAACATGATAGCCGTCATTAATCCAAATAAGTAATACAGTAGTTGTAATAAAACTTATATCTTAGTCATGCATAACTGATATTGACGAATTTAGAATAGTTCGTCCATACATCGTTGTTCTtgaaacaatcattattagtatacatgtacgtTTCCTGACGTATAAGCGCCATTTAGGATGAGCTCCAGAGAAGGCAGACTAGTAGCGTTTCGTTCGTTTGTTTGGTGGGAAAGGAGAGGAAATGCAACCACTTGTACAGATAAACGACAGAATTATCATACAAGCATTTATAGTCAACACAATCAGAAAGAGTTCCCATCGTTGG from Mytilus trossulus isolate FHL-02 chromosome 8, PNRI_Mtr1.1.1.hap1, whole genome shotgun sequence includes the following:
- the LOC134727835 gene encoding fibrinogen-like protein 1, producing MEIIFKSTDGDSLTAQEVSYPPNGYGFTTWDRDNDGSSNINCGEIEHAGDSLTAPDVTYPPNGYGFSTWDRDNDGSSHKNCGEIEHAGWWFNLCTEGNLNGKYYNGGMIENDGIYWEAWKLS